A region of the Geminocystis sp. M7585_C2015_104 genome:
GCCATTGCCTCAATGACTTCCAAGGGGCATTTCGCCTGGTTAGTGATAAGATCATGGGGAGTGAAGACTATAATATGGCTGAGGGAAATCACCCTTGCCATTTCGTCAAAAGCCTGGGGTTTTATTGTCACCAACCATCTACCCCATCTTTCCCACAACTGTTGACAGTAGGATTCATGGTAACAATTACCCTCCACCAAGACCAATTTTAATTGCGGATTGTTTAAAATATCTAAGGCAGTTAATCGGAAATACTCGGTTTTGGGGATAAATAAAATATAATAACTACAGCCACACCTACACCGGAGTATAGTATACTGTCATTGTTCACATCCCACTAGTCCAGCTACTATTGTAGGCTTTGTTGGAAGACAAGATGGGATTACTATTACGATAACAGAATACCCCTAGCGGGAGAAGGGAGATAAAAGAAAGAATTACTAACATGACATAATCCTTTTACCAGAGGGAGAAAGACGAGTATATACACCCCCTTGAAACAATCCCCTTCTTTACCAAAAGAAAGAAGAAAAAATAAAGAGAGAATAAATTAGCCGCGGAGAATACCTTTGCCAATAGGGAAAAACCAATATAAACTGCTACTACTGCTATACAGTCATCTTGCCGATAAGGGAAATACAAATACATACCCTGCCGTGAAATAACTCCTTTGCCAAAGGGGAGAAGACAAGAAATAGAGTTATAACCTTGACAAAGTATCTTTGTCGACAGGGGAAAGACAAAAAACAAAAAGGAGAGAATGTAATTGCTGCTTGCTACAAAACCCCCCGTCACTGCCGAGGGGAATTCCGAGGTAGAAAGACAATATACAACCCCCCTTTTTAGACAATCTACCCCTCCATAACTGCAATAATAGCTGTAACTATTTGTGTAGTTAATTAAGCCACAGAGGCAAGAAAAACATGGAATTATCCCCTTATCCACAAAGGCGAGACGAGTAAAATTGCTTTTGTGAAATAATCTATTACTTTTCAACAACAATACAGAAGGGAAGTTACTACTGTTAAAAAATTTCTTTGGCAACAACAAGACAAAAAGGAAATTTCCAACATTAGACAATCTTCTCATATATAACCACAAGATAAATCGCTTCAGACATAGCCTCCTCATTTCATTTAC
Encoded here:
- a CDS encoding group 1 glycosyl transferase, giving the protein MVEGNCYHESYCQQLWERWGRWLVTIKPQAFDEMARVISLSHIIVFTPHDLITNQAKCPLEVIEAMA